Genomic segment of Phycisphaeraceae bacterium:
GTCGGCCAGAATCTGAGCCTCGGTCATTCCGGAGGCGAGGTATTGGAGGACATCAACGGCTGTGATCCGCGTGCCCTTGATGCAGGGCTTGCCGCTCCGCACGCCCGAGGTCACCGAGATGTGATCTTCCCAACGCACGGGCGAAGTATACGC
This window contains:
- a CDS encoding DUF433 domain-containing protein, which translates into the protein MRWEDHISVTSGVRSGKPCIKGTRITAVDVLQYLASGMTEAQILADFPQLRPEHIRAVLAYAAEREQRLADPHAA